A genomic region of Archangium lipolyticum contains the following coding sequences:
- the nudC gene encoding NAD(+) diphosphatase, which yields MSQPRFIPAYDAPERPRDPALLFVVRGLDVLVAEQGETVRIPTGAELPALAAEAHFLGLLDDVDCYAVALPKDTEPPAGLKLVPARSLYNRVDEALFGVAGRALAIAEWDSTHRFCGRCGQPTVLVPGERARRCSACRTPFYPRISPAVIVLITRGDSMLLARNANFPEPFFSTLAGFVDPGESLEETVAREVKEEVGVELKNLRYFGSQPWPFGRSLMVGFTAEYAGGDIRVDGQEIAEAKWFTIDDLPRIPPRLSIARKLIDSFIAQVKARNTPG from the coding sequence GTGAGCCAGCCCCGATTCATTCCCGCCTATGACGCCCCCGAGCGCCCGCGCGACCCCGCCCTGCTCTTCGTGGTGCGCGGCCTCGACGTGCTCGTCGCCGAGCAGGGGGAGACCGTCCGCATCCCCACTGGCGCGGAGCTGCCCGCGCTCGCCGCGGAGGCGCACTTCCTGGGCCTGCTCGATGACGTGGACTGCTACGCCGTCGCCCTCCCCAAGGACACCGAGCCCCCCGCGGGCCTGAAGCTCGTCCCCGCCCGGAGCCTCTACAACCGCGTGGACGAGGCCCTCTTCGGCGTCGCCGGCCGCGCGCTCGCCATCGCCGAGTGGGACAGCACCCACCGCTTCTGCGGGCGTTGTGGCCAGCCCACCGTGCTCGTCCCCGGCGAGCGCGCGCGCCGCTGCTCCGCCTGCCGCACGCCCTTCTACCCGCGCATCTCCCCCGCGGTCATCGTGCTCATCACCCGCGGCGACTCCATGTTGCTCGCGCGCAACGCCAACTTCCCCGAGCCCTTCTTCAGCACCCTGGCCGGCTTCGTCGACCCCGGTGAGTCGCTCGAGGAGACCGTGGCGCGCGAGGTGAAGGAGGAGGTGGGCGTGGAGCTGAAGAACCTCCGCTACTTCGGCAGCCAGCCCTGGCCCTTCGGCCGCTCGCTCATGGTGGGCTTCACCGCCGAGTACGCCGGAGGCGACATCCGCGTGGATGGGCAGGAGATCGCCGAGGCGAAGTGGTTCACCATCGATGACCTCCCGCGTATCCCTCCGCGCCTGAGCATCGCCCGCAAGCTCATCGACTCCTTCATCGCCCAGGTGAAGGCGCGGAACACCCCGGGCTGA
- a CDS encoding radical SAM protein has translation MPAARPQIEPRRVPTADSVVVKEIYLSVQGESSHAGLLCSFVRLTGCHLRCTYCDSEFAFHGGARMKIPEVVAQVKALGAPRVEVTGGEPLLQPGVYPLMEELLSAGLIVLLETSGAIDVRLVPPAVHKIVDMKTPSSGESDRNDYRNLTSMNANDELKFVIGSREDYEWSKRLITEHRLLEKPYELLFSTVFGKLTTKALAEWIIEDRLPVRFQLQMHKYTWDPNERGV, from the coding sequence ATGCCCGCCGCGCGTCCCCAGATCGAGCCCCGTCGTGTTCCCACCGCCGACTCCGTGGTGGTGAAGGAGATCTACCTCTCGGTGCAGGGCGAGTCCTCGCACGCGGGGCTCCTGTGCTCCTTCGTGCGGCTCACCGGCTGCCACCTGCGCTGCACCTACTGCGACAGCGAGTTCGCCTTTCACGGCGGCGCGCGCATGAAGATTCCGGAGGTGGTGGCCCAGGTGAAGGCGCTCGGCGCGCCCCGGGTGGAGGTGACGGGCGGCGAGCCCCTGCTGCAGCCCGGCGTGTACCCGCTGATGGAGGAGTTGCTCTCCGCGGGCCTCATCGTGCTGCTGGAGACGAGCGGCGCCATCGACGTGCGGCTGGTGCCTCCGGCCGTCCACAAGATCGTGGACATGAAGACGCCGTCCTCGGGCGAGAGCGACCGGAACGACTACCGGAACCTCACCTCGATGAACGCCAACGACGAGCTCAAGTTCGTCATCGGCAGCCGCGAGGACTACGAGTGGTCCAAGCGCCTCATCACCGAGCACCGGCTGCTGGAGAAGCCCTACGAGCTGCTCTTCTCCACCGTCTTCGGCAAGCTCACGACGAAGGCGCTGGCCGAGTGGATCATCGAGGACCGGCTCCCGGTGCGCTTCCAGCTCCAGATGCACAAGTACACCTGGGACCCGAACGAGCGCGGGGTGTGA
- a CDS encoding B-box zinc finger protein — translation MTAHEPPASTSPRCPTHQRVAVATCTRCGTFLCGECTELLGEVAYCASCAALLGPQHGPIPLRLLGVSGLVLLGMLSTLAAFFPFLPASFAIPRWVLLGVSGALGLWVPTQELRRIDRGQGPRRARPIARCTRWLAAVNLFFFLLSLAWGAWLIRAM, via the coding sequence GTGACCGCGCACGAACCGCCCGCCTCCACGAGCCCCCGCTGCCCCACCCATCAGCGTGTGGCGGTGGCCACCTGCACCCGCTGCGGCACCTTCCTCTGTGGCGAGTGCACCGAGCTGCTCGGTGAGGTGGCGTACTGCGCCTCCTGCGCGGCCCTCCTCGGACCCCAGCACGGCCCCATTCCGTTGCGGCTGCTGGGGGTGTCGGGCCTGGTGCTGCTCGGGATGCTCTCCACCCTGGCGGCCTTCTTCCCGTTCCTTCCAGCCAGCTTCGCCATCCCCCGCTGGGTCCTGCTCGGGGTATCGGGTGCGTTGGGCCTCTGGGTGCCCACCCAGGAGCTGCGCCGCATCGACAGGGGACAGGGTCCTCGACGGGCGAGGCCCATCGCCCGGTGCACGCGCTGGCTCGCCGCCGTGAACCTGTTCTTCTTCCTGCTCTCGCTCGCCTGGGGCGCGTGGCTCATCCGCGCCATGTAG
- a CDS encoding sensor histidine kinase, translated as MTQQHGRTPLDGSGVTPGSEDVLLQDEQKLLYMVAFACLPFWVLDSLTVMRPAWDTLALRLVWAGLTWGLARSLSRVSPSRRWVVRTLAGVVLPNVFFGLVVYRVGGMHSPLFGWFCVLPVVSLSISRGALRHGVLSTLFPMTTAGVVMWKDGTSPQWTVAWLLLLLGAGGVGMMLSDFYRRMGNARVRAEEEQLAAKEALVASQTRALEAERLAQVGRLAAGVAHEVRNPLAYIQANLRFLQEEWQQAAPGVGTAEYTEALQETMQGVERIHQIVKDLTAMSRSEEVVGVGRCELAPIVDASVRLASVRLKSLVKLAVEEPPAELAVRAEPRRLGQVLLNLLLNAADAIEDAKVLDGQVAVRVEKAAERVRLVVEDNGPGMKPEHLSKLFTPFFTTKAQGKGTGLGLTLSRQYVESFGGQLRAENRPEGGARFIVELPPA; from the coding sequence ATGACGCAGCAGCATGGGAGAACCCCTCTGGATGGCTCAGGGGTCACGCCAGGGAGCGAGGACGTACTGCTCCAGGACGAGCAGAAACTTCTCTACATGGTGGCCTTCGCGTGCCTGCCGTTCTGGGTGCTGGACTCGCTGACGGTGATGCGGCCGGCGTGGGACACGTTGGCGCTGCGGCTGGTGTGGGCGGGGCTGACGTGGGGGCTGGCGCGGTCGCTCAGCCGGGTCTCGCCGTCGCGGCGCTGGGTGGTGCGGACGCTGGCCGGGGTGGTGTTGCCCAACGTCTTCTTCGGGCTGGTGGTGTACCGGGTGGGAGGGATGCACAGCCCGCTCTTCGGCTGGTTCTGCGTGTTGCCGGTGGTGTCGCTCTCCATCTCGCGGGGCGCCCTGAGGCATGGCGTGCTCAGTACGCTCTTTCCGATGACGACGGCGGGTGTGGTGATGTGGAAGGACGGGACGAGCCCGCAGTGGACGGTGGCGTGGCTGCTGCTGCTGCTGGGCGCAGGTGGGGTGGGGATGATGCTGAGCGACTTCTACCGGCGGATGGGCAACGCGCGGGTGAGGGCGGAGGAGGAGCAGCTGGCGGCGAAGGAGGCGCTGGTGGCGTCGCAGACGCGCGCGCTGGAGGCCGAGCGGCTGGCGCAGGTGGGGCGGCTGGCCGCGGGCGTGGCGCACGAGGTGCGCAACCCGCTGGCCTACATCCAAGCCAACCTGCGCTTCCTTCAGGAGGAGTGGCAACAGGCGGCGCCGGGAGTGGGCACGGCCGAGTACACCGAGGCCCTGCAGGAGACGATGCAGGGGGTGGAGCGCATCCATCAAATCGTGAAGGACCTCACGGCGATGTCACGCTCGGAGGAGGTGGTGGGGGTGGGGCGGTGCGAGCTGGCGCCGATCGTCGACGCGAGCGTGCGGCTGGCGTCGGTGCGGCTCAAGTCGCTGGTGAAGCTGGCGGTGGAGGAGCCACCGGCGGAGCTGGCGGTGAGGGCCGAGCCGCGGCGGCTGGGGCAGGTGCTGCTGAACCTGCTGTTGAACGCGGCGGACGCCATCGAGGACGCGAAGGTGCTGGATGGGCAGGTGGCGGTGCGCGTGGAGAAGGCGGCCGAGCGGGTGCGGCTGGTGGTGGAGGACAACGGGCCGGGGATGAAGCCCGAGCACTTGTCGAAGCTCTTCACACCCTTCTTCACGACGAAGGCGCAGGGGAAGGGTACGGGGCTGGGGCTGACGTTGTCGCGCCAGTACGTGGAGTCCTTCGGAGGCCAGCTGCGCGCGGAGAACCGCCCCGAGGGCGGCGCGCGCTTCATCGTGGAACTGCCGCCGGCATGA
- a CDS encoding GIY-YIG nuclease family protein — MLPPAVPDAWTVYMVRCRDGSLYTGATNNLERRLATHNRGRGAAYTRARLPVTLVWSEAAADRGAALRREAALKRLSRAEKLRLVQQVRS, encoded by the coding sequence ATGCTGCCGCCCGCCGTGCCGGACGCCTGGACCGTCTACATGGTGCGCTGCCGGGATGGGTCGCTCTACACCGGTGCCACCAACAACCTCGAGCGCCGCCTGGCCACCCACAACCGGGGCCGCGGCGCCGCCTACACGCGTGCCCGCCTGCCGGTGACGCTGGTGTGGAGCGAGGCGGCGGCCGATCGCGGCGCCGCCCTCCGCCGCGAGGCCGCCCTCAAGCGTCTCTCACGGGCTGAGAAACTCCGCCTTGTTCAACAGGTGCGTAGCTGA
- a CDS encoding CBS domain-containing protein — protein MPSGATNVFKIPCTHMSGRVVAKLLPVFKPGGSLMRQDPTLAERMSSTEVTLLPTDTLLRALRVMERHGVSLLPVVEEAGGLVGLISRAHVLSAWRVDPLLPVGLVMSECGKPREGPWEGPSPY, from the coding sequence ATGCCCTCGGGTGCAACAAATGTGTTCAAAATCCCATGCACCCACATGTCCGGCAGGGTGGTTGCAAAGCTCCTCCCCGTATTCAAGCCGGGAGGCTCGTTGATGCGGCAAGACCCGACACTTGCGGAAAGGATGTCCTCGACCGAGGTCACCCTTCTACCCACAGATACTCTCCTTCGTGCCCTGCGAGTGATGGAGCGACACGGTGTCTCGTTACTTCCAGTGGTGGAGGAGGCGGGAGGACTGGTGGGGCTCATCAGCCGGGCGCACGTGCTGTCGGCCTGGCGGGTGGACCCCCTGCTACCGGTGGGGTTGGTGATGTCGGAGTGTGGGAAACCCCGGGAGGGGCCATGGGAGGGCCCGTCTCCTTATTAG
- a CDS encoding alpha/beta hydrolase — protein sequence MADLFSRSVNHEGEGLLTLPFKPDELYRVPTDDGAAIALGRYHPRGERRYAEPVVLCHGLGANRFHMDFDERYSLARYLARAGFETWVMELRGRGLAGACGEASFDDQAEHDVRSALRTVLSTGAKEVLWVGHSKGGLTLYGHLARNPQAPVRAAVAMGSPFTFAVQPGLKRFIQRIEPLLRLKMIPTRRITGIALFGAPPGPLSRYMMLASNMEPDVVRKALANVPADIYGGVVRQFAHWIATDSFCMSDGTCYRKPLSGVRLPVMLLAGSKDLLAPPLAVARAQEHLGGPVKLVVAGRGHGFAEDYGHADLVLGRRAPDEIFPLVEAFLSAHATRP from the coding sequence ATGGCGGACCTCTTCTCGCGGTCGGTCAACCACGAGGGAGAGGGGCTGCTCACCCTGCCCTTCAAGCCCGACGAGCTGTACCGGGTGCCCACGGACGACGGGGCGGCCATCGCCCTGGGGCGCTACCACCCTCGGGGAGAGCGCCGCTACGCCGAGCCGGTCGTCCTGTGCCATGGGCTGGGAGCCAACCGCTTCCACATGGACTTCGACGAGCGCTACAGCCTGGCGCGCTACCTGGCCCGGGCGGGCTTCGAGACGTGGGTGATGGAGCTGCGGGGCCGGGGGCTGGCGGGCGCCTGTGGCGAGGCCTCCTTCGATGACCAGGCCGAGCACGACGTGCGCAGCGCCCTGCGAACGGTCCTCTCCACGGGGGCGAAGGAAGTGCTCTGGGTGGGCCATTCCAAGGGAGGGCTGACCCTCTACGGTCATCTGGCGCGAAACCCGCAAGCGCCCGTGCGGGCGGCCGTGGCCATGGGCAGCCCCTTCACCTTCGCGGTGCAGCCGGGCCTCAAGCGCTTCATCCAGCGGATAGAGCCGCTGCTGCGCCTGAAGATGATTCCCACCCGGAGGATTACGGGCATCGCCCTCTTCGGCGCGCCGCCGGGGCCGCTCAGCCGCTACATGATGCTGGCCTCCAACATGGAGCCGGACGTGGTGCGCAAGGCGCTGGCCAACGTGCCCGCGGACATCTACGGCGGGGTGGTGCGCCAGTTCGCCCACTGGATTGCCACCGACTCGTTCTGCATGTCGGACGGCACCTGCTACCGCAAGCCGCTGTCCGGGGTGCGCCTGCCGGTGATGCTGCTGGCGGGGAGCAAGGACCTGCTCGCTCCCCCGCTGGCCGTGGCGAGGGCCCAGGAGCACCTCGGCGGGCCGGTGAAGCTGGTAGTGGCCGGGCGGGGGCACGGCTTCGCCGAGGACTACGGCCATGCCGACCTGGTGCTCGGGCGTCGGGCACCGGACGAAATCTTCCCCCTGGTGGAGGCGTTCCTGTCCGCGCACGCGACCCGGCCGTGA
- a CDS encoding peptidylprolyl isomerase translates to MSPTLRPLALALLALVGCERGPAPGHAEVDLRHTREAGGTPVASWEGDGVTAQELHRRLEEMSPALRERYQTLEQKREYVEGLARFELLVREAVARGLQNDPEVVASTKRALVSRLMRQQLDEAQPPVSDAEVAAYYEQQKEDYVRPEQVRLSHVFLVAPRADAARVAAARAKAEKLLAEAKALPPKDFAAFGRLARAHSEEPRTQPLDGDLRFRALDVLARDFGPEVAEAARALAASGPGALSGVVQTDAGLHVLRLTGYQPALDLKLEDVRQQISGRLSQEKRTRAWAELLTHLERRSGFALDTAALSRVHVDVSTPMLPASGPAPGTIPSPFPTAPVEQP, encoded by the coding sequence ATGTCCCCCACCCTTCGTCCCCTTGCCCTCGCCCTGCTGGCCCTCGTGGGCTGCGAGCGCGGCCCCGCGCCGGGTCACGCCGAGGTGGATCTCCGCCACACGCGTGAAGCGGGCGGTACGCCAGTGGCCTCCTGGGAGGGAGACGGGGTGACGGCGCAGGAGCTGCACCGGCGCCTGGAGGAGATGAGCCCCGCGCTGCGCGAGCGCTACCAGACGCTGGAGCAGAAGCGCGAGTACGTGGAGGGCCTGGCCCGCTTCGAGCTGCTGGTGCGCGAGGCCGTCGCGCGCGGGCTGCAGAACGACCCCGAGGTGGTGGCCAGCACCAAGCGCGCGCTGGTGTCGCGGCTGATGCGGCAGCAGCTCGACGAGGCCCAGCCTCCCGTCTCGGACGCCGAGGTGGCGGCGTACTACGAGCAACAGAAGGAGGACTACGTGAGGCCGGAGCAGGTGCGGCTCTCGCACGTCTTCCTCGTGGCGCCCCGGGCGGACGCGGCGCGCGTGGCGGCGGCGCGCGCGAAGGCGGAGAAGCTGCTCGCCGAGGCGAAGGCCCTGCCACCCAAGGACTTCGCCGCCTTTGGCCGGCTGGCGCGGGCGCACAGCGAGGAGCCCCGCACGCAGCCGTTGGACGGAGACCTGCGCTTCCGCGCCCTGGACGTGCTGGCCCGGGACTTCGGCCCCGAGGTGGCCGAGGCCGCGCGCGCGCTCGCCGCCAGTGGCCCGGGCGCGCTCAGTGGCGTGGTGCAGACGGACGCGGGGCTGCACGTGCTGCGGCTCACCGGGTACCAGCCGGCGCTGGACCTGAAGCTCGAGGACGTGCGCCAGCAGATCTCCGGCCGCCTCTCGCAGGAGAAGCGCACCCGGGCGTGGGCGGAGCTGCTCACCCACCTGGAGCGCCGCTCCGGTTTCGCGCTGGACACCGCGGCGCTCTCGCGGGTGCACGTGGACGTGAGCACGCCCATGCTGCCCGCGAGCGGCCCGGCCCCTGGCACCATTCCTTCCCCCTTCCCCACCGCTCCCGTGGAGCAACCGTGA
- a CDS encoding peptidylprolyl isomerase, with translation MRRAFVRATPLLATLALAVGLAGCPKKDKEDPDTNVVATVNGEVLSRADFEQELWRELASTGTESSQQPTPEEVEPYKRALVETLISRMLLLQEARTHNITVTPEEVDRGVLRLSSDYPAGNFNEVLAQGQLSMAELKTREATRLTIEKLFANQVYTRVALTEEELRAHFAEHEAEYAEPEQVRAAQIVVKGMDEARRVQAQLKAGKKFADLARRYSLSADAKVGGDLGFFPRGQMPPAFDEVVFKLGVGQSSDVVETEYGYHLFRVLEKKPGRKLEFAEVRDQVETKLLAQRRAEAQTKYEQELRAKAKVWVNEATLQAIRERPATQAAAKK, from the coding sequence ATGCGCCGAGCCTTCGTCCGCGCCACGCCGCTGCTCGCCACCCTGGCACTCGCCGTGGGGCTGGCCGGCTGCCCCAAGAAGGACAAGGAGGATCCGGACACCAACGTGGTGGCCACGGTGAATGGGGAGGTGCTCTCCCGCGCGGACTTCGAGCAGGAGCTCTGGCGGGAGCTCGCCTCCACGGGCACGGAGTCCTCCCAACAGCCCACGCCGGAAGAGGTGGAGCCCTACAAGCGGGCGCTGGTGGAGACGCTCATCTCGCGCATGTTGCTGCTGCAGGAGGCCCGGACGCACAACATCACCGTGACTCCCGAGGAGGTGGATCGCGGCGTGTTGCGGCTGTCGAGTGACTATCCGGCGGGCAACTTCAACGAGGTGTTGGCGCAGGGCCAGCTGTCCATGGCGGAGCTGAAGACGCGCGAGGCGACGCGGCTCACCATCGAGAAGCTCTTCGCCAACCAGGTGTACACGCGCGTGGCGCTGACGGAGGAGGAGCTGCGCGCCCACTTCGCCGAGCACGAGGCGGAGTACGCCGAGCCCGAGCAGGTGCGCGCGGCGCAGATCGTGGTGAAGGGGATGGACGAGGCGAGGCGGGTGCAGGCGCAGCTCAAGGCGGGCAAGAAGTTCGCCGACCTGGCGCGCCGGTATTCGCTGAGCGCGGACGCCAAGGTGGGAGGGGACCTGGGCTTCTTCCCCCGCGGGCAGATGCCGCCGGCCTTCGACGAGGTGGTGTTCAAGCTCGGGGTGGGGCAGAGCTCGGACGTGGTGGAGACGGAGTACGGCTACCACCTGTTCCGGGTGCTGGAGAAGAAGCCGGGGCGCAAGCTGGAGTTCGCGGAGGTGCGCGACCAGGTGGAGACGAAGCTGCTGGCGCAGCGGCGGGCGGAGGCGCAGACGAAGTACGAGCAGGAGCTCCGGGCGAAGGCGAAGGTGTGGGTGAACGAGGCCACACTGCAGGCCATCCGCGAGCGGCCGGCGACGCAAGCGGCCGCGAAGAAATGA